CGAGTGCCCCACGCCGGTAGTGAATGTTCCCCAGCTTGAGGTAGACATCGGGGCCGTGCCACGGCGCGAGGCGCACCACCCGCACGAACGCGTCGAACGCCTCGTCGTAGCGCTGCGCGCGATAGAGATAATCGCCCAGGTTCTTGTGCAGGTGCGGACAGTTGGCGTCCTCCAGCAGCGCGTGTTCGAGCGTCCGCGCGGCCAGTTCGTAGCTGCCGCGCCGCTCGTGTATCACCGCAAGGTTGTTGTGCAGCGGCACGGCGTGCGGGTACACCGCCAACCCTTCCTCGAGCACGGCAACCGCCCGGCGACTGTCGCCGGCGAGTGCCGCGGCCAGACCGGCACTGTGGAACCACGCGGCCGATGGCTGGCGCGCGCCCCACTGGGCGCGCGCGGTCGCCAGCAACGCCTCGGCGGCAGCGAGATCACCGTCGCGAAGCGCCATGTCGGCCCGCGACAGGGCGAGCCGCGGGTCGGGGAGCGACCCGGCACGTCGCGCGGCCTCGTCGAGGGCGCGCGATGCGCCCTCGCGGTCGCCGGTCTGTTCGAGAGCGAAGGCCAAGTTGTGCAGCACCGCCGACGGTGCCTCCGGCTCCTGGGCCGCCCGCGCGAAGGTGGACGCCGCGTCGGCCCAGGCTCCGCGGCGGGCGTGCACCAGCCCCAGGTGAAAGCGGGCGATGCCATCGGACTCGCGCAGCTCGAGGACGCGGCGCAATTCGCGCGACGCCTCGTCCAGCATGCCGGTGCGATAGAACGCGATGCCGAGGTTGCGATGCTCGGCCACGCGGCTCTCCGGGGGCGGCTGGCGGTGGGCCGCACTGCGCCCAACCCGCCGCGCGTAGCCCGTCGTCACGAGTCCGTACAGTGCCTTGCCCACATCGAACTCGCTCAGTCCGGAGCGTTCGATGAGCGCGTGGACGTCGTTCGTCCCGTCGAGCAGCTCGGCAATGCGCTCCTGTACCGACGAGAGCGAGACGTCGCGCGCGCTGACGCGCGAGCCGTCGGCCTCGAAGATGAGGTCGAAGGACGGGATCTTCTTTTCAATGACCGACCATTCGTCGATCCGGCGCGCCCCTTCCAGCAGCAGCGCGTCCGCACTGATGGAGAAGAGCGGCGCATCGAGCGAGAGGTCGCCATCGGACTCGAAGGTGAAGGTACCCTGCGTCCAGCCAAAGAGGTGGTACACCACTTCCTCGACCTGCGCCCGGAACACCTGCACCAGCAGGTCATGATCCACCAGCTCGCTGGCGAGCAGCGCCCTGGCCAGATCGCGGTCGTCCTGGAGCTGCAACTGGGCGGCGAGCCGCGCGAGTTCGTCAGCGGCAACGGCCCCGAGGCGCACGAGCCGATCGCCCAGCCGGTCGCGCCGATTGACGATGGAGGCGTGCACCACGCGCCCGTCGGCGAAGTGAACGGCGCCGAAGCTGCCATCGCGCGCGATGCTCAGGCACCCCGTCTTCTGCCCCAACGAGAGGAGCTGCAGGACATCGGCGAGACTGGCCTCGCTCAAGTTGCCGCGAATGGCCATTACCGGTACTCCTCAATGAGGCGACCGCCGAGCTCTGGCCAGCGCCACATGGTCTTTTCCCGGTCTTCGAAGAACCGGTCGCGCTCTCCGGGTTCGAGACCGGCCAGCTGCTCGAGGCGCAGTCGCTCGCGCGCCGCGAGCAAGATCACGAGCCCGCCTTCGAAACGCGACCGCAGCCGGTCCGCCAGCCCGAGCATTTCCTTGGGCGGGCGAGAGCTCGTGAGCACGACCTGCGCCCCGCGGCCCACGAGCAGGTTGAACAGATGGAACAGCTCGTCCTGTGTGCGTTCCTTTCCTTCCAGCTCCTGCACATCGTCGAGAATGAGCACATCGGCTTGGCGGTAGCGCACCCGCCAACGCTCCACCCCGCCCTCCTGCATCGCGGCGATGTATTCCTCGACGAACTGGCGAGCCGGCAGGCAGGCGACCTGCTTGCCTGGCCACTGCGCTTTCACCGCGTTGCCGATGGCGTGCGCGCAGTGGGTCTTGCCACTGCCGGCAGGTCCGTGCAGGAGGAGCGGATTGTAGCCGGCGCCCGGCGCGTCGATGACCGCATCAATGGCGCGTACGGCCAGCTGATTCTCGGCTCCCACCTGAAGGGCGGCCCGGGTGAATCCCGGTGACGGCGGCGGCAGCGGCAGCGCGGTATCGATGGTGTACTGCAGTAGCTGCTCGGCAGCCGGAATGGCCTCCACATTACGGAAGGCACCATGGCCACGCAGTGCCGGATCAATGGCGACCGCGTGCACCTCAAGGCCACGCAGATGGTCCACGGCGGCGGCATAGGCGCGCAGCAATCCGTCGGCATCGATGGCTTGGGGCGATTGCAGTGCCCGCTCGAGGACCCTCACGTTCCAGCCGTCGACGCGGTAGGCGCCAATGGCCTCGCCAATGCGCACGCGCCAGGGTTCGACACGCGTCTCCACCTCCGTCAGCACATCGGCAAGGAAGCCTTCGTAGTCCGTGCCGCTGGGAATGATGGCCCGAATGCGCTCGGGGGTGGGCGGGGCCGAAGGTGCGGCATGGACGCCGAGAACCGCACGCACCTCGTCGGAGGCCACCGGTCGGCCATCGAGCTGCTGGTATGCCGTGAGCTTGTTCAGCGCTCCCTTGAGTTCCCGCACGTTGCCGAACGGGAGGCGCGCCACCTCGTCGAGCACCCCATCGGCGAAGGAGTCGGCGCGGTCGGCCACGACATTGCGCAGAATGGCGAGGCGCAGTTCGAAGTCGGGCGCCCCCACATCCACCACGAGGCCGCCTGACAGTCGCGAGAGGAGTCGCTGGTCGACATCGGGGATCTCCGATGGCTGGCGATCGCTCGTGAGAACGAGTTGCTGGCCGGCGCTGAGCAACACGCTGAGCAGCCGCAGCAGTTCACTCTGCGTCTCCCGCTGGCCGGTCAGGAACTGGACATCATCGAGGATGAACAGGTCCGCCTGGGAAAAGGGCTCGAGAAACTGCTGCGGCTGTCCCGATGCCACCGCGCGGTGCAGCAGTTCGGCGACTTCTTCGCCCGACGAGAAGCGCACACGGACCGCCGGCTGCACCTCGCGGGTGCGATGGGCGATGGCCGCCACGAGATGCGTCTTGCCGAGCCCCGACCCACCATAGATGAAGAGCGGGTTGTAGGCCTGCCCGGGGGCGTCGGCCACTGCGCGTGCCGCCGAGACGGCCAATCGGTTCGAGGCGCCCACCACAAACGTGTCGAATCGCAGGGAGCGATCCATGCTGCCGGTCACGCGGCGACACCAGCACCGGTCAGGACACCCTGCCCCGTCGGGGCGTCCAGTGCGGGCGCATACACGGGCGTGCGCAAGGCGGCGTTGGCCCGCCGCCCGGCCACGGTTCCGTCTTCAGCGCCCAGCCGCCGCAACACGGTGCGGCCCAGCGCCCGCAGCGTGTCGAAAACGCCCACGCCGTTCAGCGCATCGGCCGCGTATTCGGGGACGACGCGGAAGTTGAGCGCCGCCGACAGCTCGGCGACACTGGCCGCGAGCGAGGGTGGCAGGTCCTGCTTGTTGTACTGCAGCACGATCGGCAGCGCCCGGGCGTCCACCCCGTGTTCGGCCAGATTCGCGTGCATGTCCTGCAGGCTCTCGAAGTTGTCGTCCCACCGGTGCCGCTGACTGTCGGCCACGAACGCCACGCCGTCGGCGCCCTGCAGTACCAGCTGCCTGATGGCCTTGTAGTACGGCTGGCCGGGCACGGTGTACAACTGGAAGCGCACCTTGTACGCGCCCACGGTGCCAAGGTCTACCGGCAGGTAATCGAAAAAGAGGGTGCGATCACGACGCGTGGCAAGCGACGTGAGCGATCCCACCTGCCCGCTCGGCAAGGCCGAATGCAGATAGGTGAGATTTGTCGTCTTTCCCGACCGACCGGGGCCGTAATAGACCAGCTTGCAGGTGATCAGCCGCGTGGCGTGATCGACAATGGGCATGCGCCCGCTCCTCTTCCTCGCCGCACGCCGGTGTAGGCACCGGCGCGTCCTCTCCGTAGACGGTACGCCGTCGCGCCCGTACCCTACGGGTGCAACAGCGCGTGCAATCGAGCGGCCAGCCCGATGGCCTCACGCACCTGATCGGCGTTGGGCGGCGGTACCGGCGACCGCAGGGCGGCATTCCAGTGCGCCACCGCACCACGCAGATCCCCGGTCCGCGCCAGCGCATCTCCCTGCTGGCACAACACATGGCCGATCTGCCCGTCGGTGGGCACCGGAGCGCCGTCCGGCGGCTGCTCTTGTGGGAAGGACGGTTCAACGGGCGCTGGCGCAACCGCCGCCGACGTCATGCCGCTGCCCTGCCAGGGGGCGGGGGCAAGCGGCAGCCCGTCGGTGCTGAGAACGCCATGCGCCACCGGGTCGAAGAGCGAGTCCTCGTCCGGTTCCGCGGGCCCCACGATCGCCGTGTAGGAGCCCGATGGCACCCAGAGTTCCGCGGCAACCGGCCCGGGGAGCGGCACCGCCGCGGTGGAGGTCGGCGGTGAGGAGCCCGGCGGAGCGGACGGCAGTTCGGCGGTGGTAGGGATGCTCGCCATCGCGGGCGGCGTGGGATTGCGCCGCGGCGCGGCCTGTCCCTCGCGCAACGTGAGCAGCCCGGCCCCCAGCAGGTCGTGCACGAGGAGGGCCACATCAGTGACATCCCGCTGCATGGCGGCGGCGAGCGACATGAGGTCGCGCTGGCCATCGACACGCGTGAGGATGTCCCATTGCGGCGGCGTCAGGCGCAGCAACGGCAGCTGATGTGGCTCCACCTCGACGAATGCCGGGATGACACGCGCATGCGGCACCCGGGCCTCGATGTGCTGCCACACCTCGGCGCGCATGGCGGCGTCCATGAGCAGCGGCTCCACCGTGAGGCGCACCGCGCTGGGGTGCAGGGGCCGTTGGGCGGGCGCGAAGCGGAAGGTCCCGTCGCGCCAGAGCAGCACATCCTGCACGGCCGCTTCCATGGCCGCGCGATCGCTCTCCCGGCGCCGCGGCGCGGCCAGCTCGTGCACGCGGTCGGCTCCCACCACCTCGGCATCCACGATCGCCCCGGCCTCGAAGGCCAGCTGCGCGCGGCGCCCCTGCAGCGGCGCGTCGCAATGCAGCACACCGGTCTTTCGCCCCAGGGCCAGCAGTTGCAGGACCTCGGTCAGTGCCAGATCACGGAGCCGTCCTTCGAGAGCCATATGCCGCCTCAGGCCACGTGCGCAGTGATGGCCGACGCCGCCGGGGACGCGATATGCCGCGCCATTCCGCCAGGCCATGTCTCATCGAAGATGCATACGTCGACCGCTTCGGTGTCGGCCGCCGCATCGCCGTGGGGAAAGCGCGCGACCGCCGCGCGCGCGCGACTGCTCCAGGGCTCCGCGTCGGTGCGCCGCGAGAGGCGGCTCCAACGATCCACCGCATCGCGCAGCCGGGACTGTGCGGCGAGCAGCACGCCATCCATCCAGATGGCCTGGGGATGGTCAGCGTCGTGGCGCAGCACCCGATTCACCGCTACGCGCGCATCGGTGTGCCGTTCCTCGGCCAACAGCACCTCGGCCAGCAATGCGAGCGCGTCGAGGTCGGTGGGTATGGCCATGAGGTGTTCCACCAGTACCGACCGCGCGTCTGGGAGACGGCGTGCGTCGCGATGTACGCGTGCCAGCTCGACGACGGCGTCGGGCCAGCCGGGCGCGGCGGCGAGCGCCGCCACCAGCTCGAGACGTGCGGCAAGCAGATCGCCGCGGTCACGCAGCAGACGTGCGATCGCCACCCGTGGTGTGGGGCGCATGGGGTCGTGCGCGAGCGCGCGACGATAAAAGCCGAGCGCGAGCGGTTCGTCACGCAGACGCACCGACACATCACCAGCGTAATGCAAAAGCGCCGGACTGGCCACGTCGCGCCGCAGCACGCGAAGCAGCGCGCTCCGTGCTTCGTCGCGATAGGCCGTATCGTCGTATGCCGTGAGGGAGGCCGCCAGCAGCACGAGGACGTCGACGCTGTCGTTCACCTGGCGCGACAGACGGCGCAGCAATGACAGTGCGCCCGCCTCGCGACGCAGCAGACACTCGGAGCGTGCCTCCCCCAGCGCGGCGCGTATCCAGAGCGCGCGCCAGACGGCGCGCTCATCCGACGACGCCGATGCCTCGGCCGCGTCTGCATCGGGGGCGAGGGCCGTCTCCAGCAGGTCACGCGCCGCGCGATAGCGCTCCACCGCTTCGCCGTGCAGGATACGCACGGCATAGTCGTCGGCCGCTTCGCAGTGACGACGGGCACGTTCGCCCACCGGCGGCAGCGCGGGCGTGTGGTGCGGCCGTTCCGGGAGCAGCGCGTCGACCTCGCGGTCGCCGATCGCCACGCCCACCAGCGGCGTGCCGCCCACCAGGCTCAGCAGATCCACCGGGCCCACGGCGTCGGGGCACTCGCGCTGCAGATCGATTCCCACCGTGAGGCGGTCCTCCTTGTGCACCGACGCCCCAGCGAGCGCGCGCTGGGTTTCGCGCACGGCGCCGTCGCCGTCGCCAAGTTGCTCGAGTACCCGGGCCAGGGCGTAGCGCGCCTCGGCGTGCGCCGGGCGCGCCTCGATGGCCTTGACCAAGGCAGCACGTGCCTCCTCGAGGCGTGCCGTTTGCGCCAGCACGCGCCCCAGCACATGCCACACCTCGGCCTCCTGTGGGTGGAACTCGGCCAGCTCGCGCAGCAGCGACAGGGCGGCCACGGCATCGTCGTGCCGGACGTACCAGCGCGCAAGGTTGAGCTGAGCCAGCACCAGGGTGGGGTCGAGCTCGGCCGCGCGCAGGAAGGCCTCGCGCGCGGCCTGCGTATCGCCACGGTCGGCGAGCGCCACGCCGAGATTGTTGTAGGCGAGGGCGTGGCGAGGATCAATACGCAGGGCCCGGCGATAGCTGTCGGCCGCACCGGCGACCTCACCGGCCTGATGCAGGGCCACGCCGTGCTCGTTCCACCCCCGCGCCGTTTCTTCCATGCCCAGCAACAGCTCGTACC
The DNA window shown above is from Gemmatimonas sp. and carries:
- a CDS encoding DUF4388 domain-containing protein, translating into MAIRGNLSEASLADVLQLLSLGQKTGCLSIARDGSFGAVHFADGRVVHASIVNRRDRLGDRLVRLGAVAADELARLAAQLQLQDDRDLARALLASELVDHDLLVQVFRAQVEEVVYHLFGWTQGTFTFESDGDLSLDAPLFSISADALLLEGARRIDEWSVIEKKIPSFDLIFEADGSRVSARDVSLSSVQERIAELLDGTNDVHALIERSGLSEFDVGKALYGLVTTGYARRVGRSAAHRQPPPESRVAEHRNLGIAFYRTGMLDEASRELRRVLELRESDGIARFHLGLVHARRGAWADAASTFARAAQEPEAPSAVLHNLAFALEQTGDREGASRALDEAARRAGSLPDPRLALSRADMALRDGDLAAAEALLATARAQWGARQPSAAWFHSAGLAAALAGDSRRAVAVLEEGLAVYPHAVPLHNNLAVIHERRGSYELAARTLEHALLEDANCPHLHKNLGDYLYRAQRYDEAFDAFVRVVRLAPWHGPDVYLKLGNIHYRRGALDDAREAWEQALVLDPGNRIVMANLAAMLPAADQVFPESSATRPVAHDEALAVLGADA
- a CDS encoding DUF4388 domain-containing protein, with the translated sequence MALEGRLRDLALTEVLQLLALGRKTGVLHCDAPLQGRRAQLAFEAGAIVDAEVVGADRVHELAAPRRRESDRAAMEAAVQDVLLWRDGTFRFAPAQRPLHPSAVRLTVEPLLMDAAMRAEVWQHIEARVPHARVIPAFVEVEPHQLPLLRLTPPQWDILTRVDGQRDLMSLAAAMQRDVTDVALLVHDLLGAGLLTLREGQAAPRRNPTPPAMASIPTTAELPSAPPGSSPPTSTAAVPLPGPVAAELWVPSGSYTAIVGPAEPDEDSLFDPVAHGVLSTDGLPLAPAPWQGSGMTSAAVAPAPVEPSFPQEQPPDGAPVPTDGQIGHVLCQQGDALARTGDLRGAVAHWNAALRSPVPPPNADQVREAIGLAARLHALLHP
- a CDS encoding GTPase domain-containing protein; this translates as MPIVDHATRLITCKLVYYGPGRSGKTTNLTYLHSALPSGQVGSLTSLATRRDRTLFFDYLPVDLGTVGAYKVRFQLYTVPGQPYYKAIRQLVLQGADGVAFVADSQRHRWDDNFESLQDMHANLAEHGVDARALPIVLQYNKQDLPPSLAASVAELSAALNFRVVPEYAADALNGVGVFDTLRALGRTVLRRLGAEDGTVAGRRANAALRTPVYAPALDAPTGQGVLTGAGVAA
- a CDS encoding DnaA/Hda family protein, encoding MTGSMDRSLRFDTFVVGASNRLAVSAARAVADAPGQAYNPLFIYGGSGLGKTHLVAAIAHRTREVQPAVRVRFSSGEEVAELLHRAVASGQPQQFLEPFSQADLFILDDVQFLTGQRETQSELLRLLSVLLSAGQQLVLTSDRQPSEIPDVDQRLLSRLSGGLVVDVGAPDFELRLAILRNVVADRADSFADGVLDEVARLPFGNVRELKGALNKLTAYQQLDGRPVASDEVRAVLGVHAAPSAPPTPERIRAIIPSGTDYEGFLADVLTEVETRVEPWRVRIGEAIGAYRVDGWNVRVLERALQSPQAIDADGLLRAYAAAVDHLRGLEVHAVAIDPALRGHGAFRNVEAIPAAEQLLQYTIDTALPLPPPSPGFTRAALQVGAENQLAVRAIDAVIDAPGAGYNPLLLHGPAGSGKTHCAHAIGNAVKAQWPGKQVACLPARQFVEEYIAAMQEGGVERWRVRYRQADVLILDDVQELEGKERTQDELFHLFNLLVGRGAQVVLTSSRPPKEMLGLADRLRSRFEGGLVILLAARERLRLEQLAGLEPGERDRFFEDREKTMWRWPELGGRLIEEYR
- a CDS encoding tetratricopeptide repeat protein, translating into MQANPAGSHTGLLRALADRIDQQDPGAFNNLGVLYHTRGLHAEAVDAFLRALELDPRMRAAARNLEIAARQPGACDARLAVVEARIAANPADRAALRERAQLVRLLGRTDAAVHQLDALIAEDPDDAEALFERGLVEQRAGDLRRAQRWFARAVNAGAVGNARLHLAEVLYQRGQYEQALAGLEALVREYPDQADAHLLRGFVLGDMGNHEAAIEAARRAAQLNPALEALQGDLVIEATAAHHDTAAAGVMTVEPNGALARHGLGLAFRQRGYFREARVEFVRALAQGEDVRLVQHALAELDLLDGDSASARARYELLLGMEETARGWNEHGVALHQAGEVAGAADSYRRALRIDPRHALAYNNLGVALADRGDTQAAREAFLRAAELDPTLVLAQLNLARWYVRHDDAVAALSLLRELAEFHPQEAEVWHVLGRVLAQTARLEEARAALVKAIEARPAHAEARYALARVLEQLGDGDGAVRETQRALAGASVHKEDRLTVGIDLQRECPDAVGPVDLLSLVGGTPLVGVAIGDREVDALLPERPHHTPALPPVGERARRHCEAADDYAVRILHGEAVERYRAARDLLETALAPDADAAEASASSDERAVWRALWIRAALGEARSECLLRREAGALSLLRRLSRQVNDSVDVLVLLAASLTAYDDTAYRDEARSALLRVLRRDVASPALLHYAGDVSVRLRDEPLALGFYRRALAHDPMRPTPRVAIARLLRDRGDLLAARLELVAALAAAPGWPDAVVELARVHRDARRLPDARSVLVEHLMAIPTDLDALALLAEVLLAEERHTDARVAVNRVLRHDADHPQAIWMDGVLLAAQSRLRDAVDRWSRLSRRTDAEPWSSRARAAVARFPHGDAAADTEAVDVCIFDETWPGGMARHIASPAASAITAHVA